A single genomic interval of Carassius carassius chromosome 24, fCarCar2.1, whole genome shotgun sequence harbors:
- the LOC132102855 gene encoding fatty acid-binding protein, adipocyte-like, which translates to MVEQFVGKWKMTSSDNFDEYMKAVGAGFASRQMANLAKPSLAIALDEQGFVSMKAVTTFKTLEIKFQLDVEFDETTADDRKVRTTMSLVDGKFIQKQTWEGKTTIIEREIQDSKMIAKCIMDDVVAIRTYEKDV; encoded by the exons ATGGTTGAGCAATTCGTTGGTAAATGGAAAATGACTTCAAGTGACAATTTTGATGAATACATGAAGGctgtag GTGCTGGTTTTGCTTCTAGGCAAATGGCTAACCTAGCAAAACCCAGTCTGGCCATTGCCTTGGATGAGCAGGGGTTCGTCTCCATGAAAGCTGTCACTACCTTCAAAACCCTGGAAATCAAATTTCAGTTAGATGTAGAATTTGAtgagacaacagcagatgacaGGAAAGTCAGG ACTACCATGAGCCTTGTAGATGGTAAATTTATTCAAAAGCAGACCTGGGAGGGGAAGACCACGATAATTGAAAGAGAGATTCAAGACTCCAAAATGATAGCG aAATGTATCATGGATGATGTGGTCGCTATCAGGACTTATGAGAAAGATGTGTGA